TGCCGGCCAGCTTTCCTTTCTCGAGCCCGGCCACCAGCTCAGTGCCGCCCTGGCCACGTGCCACGCCTCGGCGCTGCTGCTGCCGCTCGACCCGGAACTGCAGCAGTTGGCGCAGGAACGGGGCATGGCCTGGGTGGCCCTGAAGGATCCGCGGCTCGGGTTCGCTGAGGCCCTGGCGGCACTGCACCCGCCCCGGCACTGGCCCGCCGGCATTCACCCGTCGGCGGTGATCGATCCGAGCGCCAGTGTCGGCACCGGCGTGCACATCGCCGCCCATGTGGTGGTGGGGGCCGACTGCCTCGTGGGTGAGGGCTGCGTGCTCCATGCCGGCGTGGTGCTTTACCCCGATGTGCACCTGGCTGAGGGCTGTGAGCTGCATGCCAATGCGGTGCTCCATCCCGGCAGCCGTCTGGCGCGCGGCTGCGTGGTGCACTCCAACGCCGTGATCGGTTCGGAGGGGTTCGGCTTCGTGCCCACCGCCAATGGCTGGCGCAAGATGCCCCAGACCGGCCTGGTGGTGCTGGAGGAGCAGGTGGAGGTTGGCTGCGGCACCACGATCGATCGCCCATCGGTGGGGGAGACACGCATCGGCGCCGGCACCAAGATCGACAACCTCGTGCAGATCGGCCACGGCGTCGTCACCGGCCGGGGTTGTGCGCTGGCCGCCCAGGTGGGCATCGCCGGTGGCGCCCGTCTCGGCAACGGTGTGATCCTGGCGGGCCAGGTGGGTGTGGCCAACCGCACCACGATCGGGGATCGGGCGATCGCCTCGTCCAAGTCGGGCCTGCACGGCGACATCGCCGCCGGCGAGGTGGTGAGCGGCTATCCGGCGATCCCGAACCGCCTGTGGCTGCGCTGCTCGGCCGCCTTCAGCAAGTTGCCGGAGCTGGCCCGCAGCGTGCGCCAGCTCAAGGCCGCCGCCGGCGACCCCTGAGGACTGTGCGGGTGGGTCTGGGTCTATGGCTGTGCGTGTGGATCAGCGCCTGAGCCGGTAATCTCGCCAGTTGCCCCCGCCGCCTCGGCTGAACGCATGACCACGTACCGGATCACCCTCCTGCCCGGCGACGGCATCGGTCCGGAGATCACGGCGGTGGCCAGGCGGCTGCTGGAGGCAGTGAGCGCCAGCCACGGTTTTTCCCTCAGCTTCGACGAACAGCCGGTGGGAGGAGCGGCAATCGATGCCTGCGGCGTGCCGTTGCCGGAGCGCACACTCGAGGCCTGCCGCCAGAGCGATGCGGTGCTGCTGGCAGCGATCGGTGGTCCCCGCTACGACGGCCTGCCGCGCGAACAGCGCCCGGAAAGTGGCCTGCTGGCCCTCAGGGCCGGCCTCGGCCTGTTCGCCAACCTGCGCCCGGTGAAGATCATTCCGGCCCTGGCGGGCGCCAGCAGCCTCAAGCCTGAGGTGATCGAGGGCGTCGACCTGATGGTGGTGCGCGAGCTCACCGGCGGCGTCTACTTCGGCACCCCGAAAGGCCGGGTGGAGGCCGGTGGGCATGTGCGTGCCTTCAACACCATGGCCTACAGCGACTACGAAATCGATCGCATCGCCAAGGTGGCCTTCCAGCTGGCGACGGAACGTCGCGGACGGCTGTGTTCGGTCGACAAGGCCAACGTGCTCGATGTGAGCCAGCTCTGGCGCGACCGGGTCACGGCGATGGCCGCCGACTATCCGGCGGTGGAGCTCAGCCACCTCTACGTCGACAACGCCGCCATGCAGCTGGTGCGCTGGCCCAAGCAGTTCGATGTGCTGCTCACCAGCAACCTCTTCGGCGACATCCTCAGCGACGAAGCCGCCATGCTCACCGGCAGTATCGGCATGCTGCCGTCCGCCTCCCTGGGCAGCGACGGGCCGGGCCTGTTCGAGCCGGTGCACGGCTCAGCACCCGACATCGCCGGCCAGGATGTGGCCAATCCGATGGCGATGGTGCTCTCGGCCGCCATGCTGCTGCGGGTGGGTCTGCAGCGGCCCGAGGCCGCCGACGCCCTGGAGCGGGCCGTCGACCAGGTGCTGGCGGCGGGCTGCCGCACCGCCGACCTGATCGGGGAGGCCGGCCTGGCCGCTGGCTGCACGCGGCTGGGTTGCGCCGCGATCGGTGAGCGGCTGCTGGAAGCCCTCTGACCGGCGACCTGCCAAACTCACAGCCTCGTTTCTCCCCCGCTGCACCGATGTCCAAACGTCACCCGGTCGTGGCTGTCACCGGTTCCTCGGGCGCAGGCACCAGCACGGTCAAGCGCGCCTTTGAGCACATCTTCCAGCGGGAGGGCATCCAGCCAGTGGTGGTGGAGGGCGACAGCTTCCACCGCTTCGAGCGCGGCCCGATGAAGGAGGAGATGGCCAAGGCCCAGGCCAGCGGCCTCAACTTCTCCCACTTCGGTCCGGAAGCCAACCTCTTCGACCAACTCGAGGATCTCTTCCGCGCTTACGGCGAAACCGGCAGCGGCAAGAAGCGCTACTACCTGCACTCGGTTGAAGAGGCCGCCGAGCACAACGCCCGGCTCGGCACCCAGCTCGATCCCGGTCAGTTCACGCCCTGGGAAGAGATCCCCACCGGCACCGATCTGCTCTTCTACGAGGGCCTGCATGGCGGCGTTGAGGGAGACGGCTACGACGTCGCCTCCCTGGTCGACCTGCTGATCGGCGTGGTGCCGATCGCCAACCTGGAATGGATCCAGAAGATCAGCCGTGACAACGCCGAGCGGGGCTACTCCGCCGAAACGATCGTGGACACGATTCTGCGGCGCATGCCCGACTACATCAACCACATCTGCCCCCAGTTCAGCCGCACGGACATCAACTTCCAGCGGGTGCCCACGGTGGACACCTCCAACCCATTCATCTGCCGCAACATCCCCACCCCTGACGAGAGCTTTGTGATCATTCACTTCCGCAAAGGAGCGCGGGAGAAGTGGGGGATCGATTTCTCCTACCTGCTGCGCATGATCAACGGCTCCTTCATGTCGAGCCCCACGAGCATCGTGGTGAACGGCGGTAAGATGGGCTTCGCGATGGAGCTGATCCTCACCCCGATCATCCACCGGCTGATCGAGGATAAGAAGAGCCTCTTCTGACCGATTAAGCTGCGCCCAAAGGTCGCGCCGGGGGAGGACGATTTCCATCGCCACATCTCCTGATTCTTCATCCGGTTCCGTCCCCCCGTCGTTCGTGATTCGGGGGGCCGCCGGCGCGGCCAACCATTCCATGCGCTGGGATCGGATCAACAGCGGCGATGTGCTCAGGCGAGCCCGTCAGGTGTACTACCACTATTGCGAACATGTCCCCGGCGGTAGTGAACCGCTGGGGATCGTGCTGCAGGAAGCCACTGATCAGGGCCGGGTGGTGTTCGAAGCCCCGGTGCTGTTGCCGGAGGAGCGGTTCATTCCACTGGAGATGATTGGCGGGCGGGGCGCACGCTCCCGCAACAACCGACGTCCATGACCCCCATCAGCCTCGAACCGATCACCGTGCTGGCAGCCGTGCTTGGCGCCTGCGTCGGCAGTTTCCTGAACGTGGTGGCCTGGCGCCTGCCGCGCCGCGAATCGATCCTTTCGCCCCCCAGCCACTGCCCCCACTGCGGCACCACGCTGGCCTGGTATGAAAACCTGCCGGTGCTGGGCTGGCTGTGGCTGCGGGGCCGCTGCAACCACTGCCACGCACCGATCTCTCCCCGTTACCCGCTGGTGGAGCTGCTCACCGCCGGACTGTGGGTGGCCGTCGTGCTGGCCAGCCCTTCCGCCATGGGCGCGCCGCCGCTCTGGCTGCTGATGATTGCCGGCTGGGCGCTGATCAGCCTGCTCGTTCCGTTGGTGCTGATCGATGCCGATCAGCTGTGGCTGCCTGAACCGCTCTGCCGCTGGGGCCTGGTGGGGGGTCTGGTGGTCACCGCGCTGCTGGGGATCAGCCAGTCGGAGGCGATCGCCCGCCAGCTGCTGGTCAACCACCTGCTCGCCGCCGCCGTGGGGCTGCTGGTGTTTGAAGGGCTCAGCGCCCTGGGCGAGAAGCTGCTGGGCCGCCCCGCCCTCGGTCTGGGCGATGCCAAGCTCACGGCCCTGCTGGGCGCCTGGCTCGGGCTGCAGGGCATGGGCCTGGCGGTGGCCCTGGCCGTGCTGGGTGGCGCGGCACTGGGCTCGATCGGCCGCCTCACCGGCCGCCTGGGCCCGCATCAGCCCTTTCCATTCGGCCCCTTTCTGGCTTTCGGCGGCATCGCCGTGTGGCTGGCAGGCGAGGGCTGGTGGTTGCGCTGGTTCGGCGGCTGGCTGGGCTACCAGAGCCTCTGAGCGGCTTGCAGCGGCATGGCGCCGGCAGCGGCAGCTTTTAATGGTGATCCGTTCTTGCGCCTGTCGCCTCTCCCGTGTCGCTGTTCGACTGGTTCGCCGATCGCCGCAAGGCTGCACCGGTGGTGCGCGCCCCCCAAGAACTCGACGAGGGCGACGGGCTCTGGAGCAAGTGTCCGGAATGCGGCCTGGTGGTCTACCGGAAAGACCTGATCGCCAATGCCAGCGTCTGCAGCGGCTGCGGCCACCATCTGCGCATCGACAGTGAAGCCCGCCTGCGGTTGATCGCCGATGAGGGCACGTTCCAGCCGCTCGATACCGATCTTTCCCCCACCGATCCGCTCGCCTTTAAAGACCGGCGCAGCTATGCCGATCGCCTGCGCGACACCCAGAGCAGCACCGGTCTGCGCGATGCGGTGATCACCGGCCTATGCCGGATCGAGGGCATGCCCCTGGCGCTGGGCGTGATGGATTTCCGCTTCATGGGCGGCTCCATGGGTTCGGTGGTGGGCGAGAAGCTCACCCGCATGATCGAAACCGCCACCTTCCGCCGCTATCCGGTGTTGATCGTGTGCGCGTCTGGCGGGGCCCGCATGCAGGAAGGCATGCTGAGCCTGATGCAGATGGCCAAGATTTCCGGCGCCCTGCAGCGGCACCGCCAGGAGGAGCTGCTCTACATCCCCCTGCTCACGCACCCCACCACCGGTGGCGTCACCGCCAGCTTCGCGATGCTGGGCGACCTGATCCTGGCCGAACCGAAGGCCCTGATCGGCTTCGCCGGACGCCGGGTCATCGAGCAGACCCTGCGCGAGAAGCTGCCGGAAGGTTTCCAGACGGCCGAATATCTGCAGGATCACGGCTTCGTCGACCTGATCGTGCCCCGCACCCGCTTCCGCTCCACCTTCGCGAGCCTGCTGCGGTTGCATGGCGTCACCCCCGCCGTAGCCGCTTGATGGGCTGGCTCACCAAGCAGCTCTTGCTGCCGCTTTTGCAGCGCTGGTCGCCCCAGCTCGCCGCCCGCCGTTTCTGGTCGTTGGCCCGGGCGATGGTTTCCGGTTGCAGGCTCCAGGGCTTCATCGTGGCCGCCGCGCTGTTGCTCGCGCTGCTCCCGGCTCCTGGCTTGTCGGGCGGTGCGGCCCTGGCCGGCCCGGTCAGCTGGAAGGAGGTGCCTGCCACAGCGGAAGGGCGCCAGTGGTGGGATGAGGGCAGCTTGAGGCTGAGCCGTGAGGGCTGGCTCTCCGTGCTGAGCCGCTTTCAACCGGCGCCGCCCCCGGAAACAGACGACTCCGGTAACGCCACCAGGGTCAAGGCACGCCCCGGTCAGCTGTATGTGATGGTCCTGGACTGCGGCCAGCGGCTTTATCGCGACACCTCCGTCAATGGCTTGCCCCGCTTCGGCGCCGACTGGCAACCCACCGGCGGGGATGCCCTGATCAGCGCGGTGCTGGAAGAAGCCTGCGCCGCCGGCGCCCCCCTGCTGGCCCTCCAATGACACTGCTCGAAGCAGCGCCCCTACGGGTAGCGGTGGCTGGCCTGGGATTCGGAGAAAAGGTGCACCTGCCGGCCCTGCGCGCCAGTGGCAGCACCGAACCTGTGGCGCTCTGGCACCCTCGACACGAGCGGGTTCAGCAGGCCGCCAGCGCCGCCTCCCTGCCTGGCTTCACAAACTTCGAGGCCCTGCTGGCGGACCCCGGCATCGAGGCGTTGGTGATCGCCACGCCGCCCGCCCCACGCTTCGCCCTGGCGAAAGCCGCCCTCGACGCCGGCAAGCACCTGCTGCTCGAGAAACCCGTGGGCGTTTCGGCGGAGCAGGTGGAGGAATTGCAGCGGTTGGCAATCAGCCGGGGGCTGCAGGTGGCGGTCAACTTCGAATACCGGGCGGTGCCGGTGTTTCAGCAACTGGCGGCCCTGCTGGCGGCTGGGGTGATCGGCGATCCCTGGCTGGTGAAACTCGACTGGCTGATGAGCAGCCGCGCCGATGCTTCCCGACCATGGAACTGGTACGCCCAACGCAGCGAAGGTGGCGGTGTGCTGGGCGCCCTGGGCACCCACGCCTTCGACATGCTGCACTGGCTGATCGGCCCCGCCCGGGAGCTGCAGGGCACACTCTCCACCGCCATCGACGCCCGCCCGCTGCCCGATGGCAGCGGCCGCCTGGCTGCCGTGGATGCGGAGGACATCGCCCTGCTGCAGCTGGGACTCGATGCGGGCCTCGCTACAGGCTTCGGCACAGGAAGCGCTGCTGGCAGTGGCGCTGGCAGTGGTGCTGGAAGCCAGCGGCTGGTGCCGGCCCAGGTGAGCCTGGCGGCGGTGGCCCGCCAGGGGCGCGGCTGCTGGCTCGAGTTCTACGGCAGCGAAGGCACGTTGGTGCTGGGCAGCGACAACCAGAGCGACTATGTGCATGGCTTCCACCTCTGGCGGGCAGGGCGAGGCGAAGCGTTGCAACCCGTACCGGTGGACCCTGCTCTGGCCTTTGCCCGCACCTGGGCCGATGGGCGAATCGCCCCGGTGGCGCGCCTGCACCGCTGGTGGGCCGAAAGCGTGCGCACCGGTCAGCCGATGGTGCCGGGTCTCAGCGAGGGCTTCCGCAGTCAGCTCTGCTGCGATCTGGCCATCGCCGCCGCCGGCACCGGCCTGCGCCAGGACCTGCCGGTGGGTTGAGAGCGATCAGCATCGCCTAGAGTCGCGCGCATCCCGCGTCAGGGTTTCGAAGCCGGTGGCCTGGTCTCTTGGTCCGCCTCCCCTCGTTCACCGCGCTGGTGCCCCCGACGTGCCCACCCACACCCTCAGAGGTATTCCCCCATGGCCCTCGTTCCCCTTCGGCTGCTGCTCGACCATGCCGCTGAGAACGGCTATGGCATCCCTGCCTTCAACGTCAACAACCTTGAGCAGGTGCAGTCGATCATGGAGGCTGCCTATGAAACCGACAGCCCGGTGATCCTGCAGGCGTCCCGCGGCGCTCGCCAGTACGCCGGTGAGATTTTCCTGCGTCACCTGATCATCGCCGCCACCGAAACCTATCCCGACATCCCGGTGGTGATGCACCAGGACCACGGCAACAGCCCTGCCACCTGCTTCGGTGCCGCCGCCAACGGCTTCACCTCGGTGATGATGGATGGCTCCCTGGAAGCTGACGCCAAAACCCCCGCCAGCTACGAGTACAACGTGGCCGTCACCAAGGAAGTGGTGGATGTGGCCCATGCCATCGGTGTGAGTGTGGAAGGCGAACTGGGCTGCCTGGGTTCCCTGGAAACCGGCAAGGGTGAAGCCGAAGACGGCCACGGTTTCGAAGGTGCCCTCTCCCGCGAGCAGCTGCTCACCGATCCGGCCGAAGCCGCCGACTTCGTCGCCAAAACCAAGGTGGATGCGCTGGCGATCGCCATCGGCACCAGCCACGGCGCCTACAAGTTCACCCGCAAGCCCACCGGCGAAGTGCTGGCCATTTCCCGCATCGCCGAAATCCACAAGGCGATCCCCAACACCCACCTGGTGATGCACGGCTCCAGCTCCGTGCCCCAGGAATGGCTCGACATGATCAACAAGTACGGCGGTGCCATTCCCGAAACCTATGGCGTGCCGGTCGAAGAGATCCAGAACGGCATCAAGAATGGCGTTCGCAAGGTCAACATCGACACCGACAACCGTCTGGCCTTCACTGCCGCTGTGCGGGAAGCCGCCTTCAAGGATCCTGCCAACTTCGATCCCCGCCACTTCAACAAGCCTGCACGGGCCTACATGAAGCAGGTGTGTCTTGATCGCTACCAGCAGTTCTGGTGCGCCGGCCAGGCCAGCAAGATCAAGCAGCAGAACATCAACTACTACGCCGCCCTTTACGCCAAAGGCGTCCTGGACCCCAAAACTGCTGTGGCCGTCTGAACCGTCCACAATCAGCCTGTCGACGACCAACAGTGTCGGGCTCACGCAGTCCACGCTCGCGCGAATCACATCCACCCTGGGGCCTTCGGGCCCTTTTTTCATGGGGAGATTTCGGGCCCATGGCATCGGGCAGCCATGGGCCCTTTGGTCTCATGCCATCGAGAGCCATCCGGTCCCATTGGTCTGATGTGACATGGAACCACAGGCCCGTTTCGGTCTGTCCATCCCATGAAC
Above is a genomic segment from Synechococcus sp. MW101C3 containing:
- the lpxD gene encoding UDP-3-O-(3-hydroxymyristoyl)glucosamine N-acyltransferase; translated protein: MRFSTLLLQLAQRGLLNDSAPRHLAGDPELSGAAAVDQAAAGQLSFLEPGHQLSAALATCHASALLLPLDPELQQLAQERGMAWVALKDPRLGFAEALAALHPPRHWPAGIHPSAVIDPSASVGTGVHIAAHVVVGADCLVGEGCVLHAGVVLYPDVHLAEGCELHANAVLHPGSRLARGCVVHSNAVIGSEGFGFVPTANGWRKMPQTGLVVLEEQVEVGCGTTIDRPSVGETRIGAGTKIDNLVQIGHGVVTGRGCALAAQVGIAGGARLGNGVILAGQVGVANRTTIGDRAIASSKSGLHGDIAAGEVVSGYPAIPNRLWLRCSAAFSKLPELARSVRQLKAAAGDP
- the leuB gene encoding 3-isopropylmalate dehydrogenase translates to MTTYRITLLPGDGIGPEITAVARRLLEAVSASHGFSLSFDEQPVGGAAIDACGVPLPERTLEACRQSDAVLLAAIGGPRYDGLPREQRPESGLLALRAGLGLFANLRPVKIIPALAGASSLKPEVIEGVDLMVVRELTGGVYFGTPKGRVEAGGHVRAFNTMAYSDYEIDRIAKVAFQLATERRGRLCSVDKANVLDVSQLWRDRVTAMAADYPAVELSHLYVDNAAMQLVRWPKQFDVLLTSNLFGDILSDEAAMLTGSIGMLPSASLGSDGPGLFEPVHGSAPDIAGQDVANPMAMVLSAAMLLRVGLQRPEAADALERAVDQVLAAGCRTADLIGEAGLAAGCTRLGCAAIGERLLEAL
- a CDS encoding phosphoribulokinase translates to MSKRHPVVAVTGSSGAGTSTVKRAFEHIFQREGIQPVVVEGDSFHRFERGPMKEEMAKAQASGLNFSHFGPEANLFDQLEDLFRAYGETGSGKKRYYLHSVEEAAEHNARLGTQLDPGQFTPWEEIPTGTDLLFYEGLHGGVEGDGYDVASLVDLLIGVVPIANLEWIQKISRDNAERGYSAETIVDTILRRMPDYINHICPQFSRTDINFQRVPTVDTSNPFICRNIPTPDESFVIIHFRKGAREKWGIDFSYLLRMINGSFMSSPTSIVVNGGKMGFAMELILTPIIHRLIEDKKSLF
- a CDS encoding A24 family peptidase codes for the protein MTPISLEPITVLAAVLGACVGSFLNVVAWRLPRRESILSPPSHCPHCGTTLAWYENLPVLGWLWLRGRCNHCHAPISPRYPLVELLTAGLWVAVVLASPSAMGAPPLWLLMIAGWALISLLVPLVLIDADQLWLPEPLCRWGLVGGLVVTALLGISQSEAIARQLLVNHLLAAAVGLLVFEGLSALGEKLLGRPALGLGDAKLTALLGAWLGLQGMGLAVALAVLGGAALGSIGRLTGRLGPHQPFPFGPFLAFGGIAVWLAGEGWWLRWFGGWLGYQSL
- the accD gene encoding acetyl-CoA carboxylase, carboxyltransferase subunit beta: MSLFDWFADRRKAAPVVRAPQELDEGDGLWSKCPECGLVVYRKDLIANASVCSGCGHHLRIDSEARLRLIADEGTFQPLDTDLSPTDPLAFKDRRSYADRLRDTQSSTGLRDAVITGLCRIEGMPLALGVMDFRFMGGSMGSVVGEKLTRMIETATFRRYPVLIVCASGGARMQEGMLSLMQMAKISGALQRHRQEELLYIPLLTHPTTGGVTASFAMLGDLILAEPKALIGFAGRRVIEQTLREKLPEGFQTAEYLQDHGFVDLIVPRTRFRSTFASLLRLHGVTPAVAA
- a CDS encoding Gfo/Idh/MocA family protein encodes the protein MTLLEAAPLRVAVAGLGFGEKVHLPALRASGSTEPVALWHPRHERVQQAASAASLPGFTNFEALLADPGIEALVIATPPAPRFALAKAALDAGKHLLLEKPVGVSAEQVEELQRLAISRGLQVAVNFEYRAVPVFQQLAALLAAGVIGDPWLVKLDWLMSSRADASRPWNWYAQRSEGGGVLGALGTHAFDMLHWLIGPARELQGTLSTAIDARPLPDGSGRLAAVDAEDIALLQLGLDAGLATGFGTGSAAGSGAGSGAGSQRLVPAQVSLAAVARQGRGCWLEFYGSEGTLVLGSDNQSDYVHGFHLWRAGRGEALQPVPVDPALAFARTWADGRIAPVARLHRWWAESVRTGQPMVPGLSEGFRSQLCCDLAIAAAGTGLRQDLPVG
- the fba gene encoding class II fructose-bisphosphate aldolase (catalyzes the reversible aldol condensation of dihydroxyacetonephosphate and glyceraldehyde 3-phosphate in the Calvin cycle, glycolysis, and/or gluconeogenesis); its protein translation is MALVPLRLLLDHAAENGYGIPAFNVNNLEQVQSIMEAAYETDSPVILQASRGARQYAGEIFLRHLIIAATETYPDIPVVMHQDHGNSPATCFGAAANGFTSVMMDGSLEADAKTPASYEYNVAVTKEVVDVAHAIGVSVEGELGCLGSLETGKGEAEDGHGFEGALSREQLLTDPAEAADFVAKTKVDALAIAIGTSHGAYKFTRKPTGEVLAISRIAEIHKAIPNTHLVMHGSSSVPQEWLDMINKYGGAIPETYGVPVEEIQNGIKNGVRKVNIDTDNRLAFTAAVREAAFKDPANFDPRHFNKPARAYMKQVCLDRYQQFWCAGQASKIKQQNINYYAALYAKGVLDPKTAVAV